A region from the Pararge aegeria chromosome Z, ilParAegt1.1, whole genome shotgun sequence genome encodes:
- the LOC120636165 gene encoding ras-related protein Rab-21, translated as MNAAPSGTNNFKVVLLGEGCVGKTSILLRYIEDRFNDKHLTTLQATFLNKKLNINGKRINLSIWDTAGQEKFHALGPIYYRNSNGAILVYDITDEESFGKVKNWVKELKKMLGSDIVLVIAGNKIDLEHERMVPLEEAETYAEMVGAKHFYTSAKLNQGVEELFLELTREMAERFERNSQAENNRSARVLVVDDETPTQSSCCSGNRST; from the exons ATGAATGCGGCGCCGAGTGGGACGAATAATTTTAAAGTGGTTTTACTGGGAGAAGGTTGCGTTGGTAAAACGTCAATACTCCTGAGATACATTGAAGATAGGTTCAACGATAAACACTTGACAACATTGCAG GCAACATTTCTTAATAAGAAGCTGAACATCAATGGAAAACGCATCAACCTGTCAATCTGGGATACAGCTGGCCAAGAGAAATTCCATGCACTAGGCCCTATATATTACCGTAATTCGAATGGTGCTATACTTGTGTATGACATCACTGATGAAGAATCGTTTGGAAAA GTGAAAAATTGGGTAAAGGAATTGAAAAAGATGCTTGGATCTGATATTGTACTGGTCATAGCTGGCAATAAAATTGATCTGGAACATGAACGAATGGTGCCTCTAGAGGAAGCTGAaac TTATGCAGAAATGGTTGGTGCGAAACATTTCTACACATCTGCTAAACTTAACCAAGGAGTAGAAGAACTATTTCTCGAATTAACTCGAGAAATGGCGGAACGTTTTGAAAGGAACTCGCAAGCTGAAAACAACAGATCAGCAAGAGTTCTTGTTGTTGACGACGAGACACCTACACAGTCCTCATGCTGCTCTGGTAACAGGAGCACCTAA